One part of the Coffea eugenioides isolate CCC68of chromosome 10, Ceug_1.0, whole genome shotgun sequence genome encodes these proteins:
- the LOC113750368 gene encoding glyceraldehyde-3-phosphate dehydrogenase GAPC2, cytosolic-like has protein sequence MLCSKHPGSLFFGSSLRCAAAQKITSIEGFGRTGRLVARVILQRDDVELVAINDPFITTDYMTYMFKYDTIHGQWKHHETPVKVFRLGYGVS, from the exons ATGCTCTGTTCAAAAC ATCCAGGTTCTTTATTCTTCGGATCCAGTCTAAGATGTGCAGCAGCACAGAAAATCACATCAATTGAAG GCTTTGGAAGAACTGGACGTTTGGTTGCTAGAGTTATCTTGCAGAGGGATGATGTAGAACTTGTTGCTATTAATGATCCATTTATCACCACTGATTACATG ACATATATGTTCAAGTATGATACTATCCATGGACAATGGAAACATCATGAAACACCAGTCAAAGTCTTTAGACTTGGGTACGGTGTTTCCTAA
- the LOC113749244 gene encoding cytochrome P450 CYP82D47-like isoform X1 yields MDLIQYLVAIPVVLALFLSYIQWKPRSQISDEKRKSPPEPEGAWPVIGHLLQMNPKIHVAETLAAMADKNGPVFTIRLGMLPVLVVNNWESVKECFTTNDKAFASRPPSSFAKYLCYDYAAFGIAPYGRYWRDVRKMALRELLSAQRLEKLNQVRISEVKTSIKEIFLNISEVNNHSNEIKAPARVDLRDVFEKLTLNIVLRKIAGGRHTDSDVGIKRDAEFRRVLMEFEAFARVLVASDIIPFRFLKWLDPQGNIKSMKRLAKELDKYMQTWVDEHKEGRMKNSDDGDDELDFIDVLLSTIKDESICGFSKEVVIKSTILILFVAGTSTTSRSLTWVISLLLNHRHVLQKAQEEIDSFVGKERWVEESDIKNLVYLQAIVKETMRLHPPAPVPVPRQADEDCNVGGYFIPKGTQLYVNVWKIQRDPRIWPEPENFFPERFLSGDHAGAQLDFSSQNFQLNPFGNGRRICPGMSFALQVMHLTLARLLQAFDISRVSDLPVDTAGYEGKAPPLEALMMPRLPNLDLYG; encoded by the exons ATGGATCTGATCCAATATTTGGTGGCAATTCCAGTGGTTTTGGCTTTATTCCTGTCCTACATACAATGGAAACCAAGGTCACAAATTTCCgatgaaaagagaaaatcaCCCCCGGAACCAGAAGGTGCCTGGCCAGTCATAGGCCACCTCCTTCAAATGAATCCCAAAATTCATGTAGCAGAGACCTTAGCAGCCATGGCTGATAAGAATGGCCCTGTCTTCACCATTCGGCTTGGAATGTTGCCAGTTCTGGTGGTGAACAACTGGGAATCAGTCAAAGAATGCTTCACTACAAATGATAAGGCCTTTGCCTCGCGGCCACCTTCAAGTTTCGCCAAATATCTTTGCTACGACTATGCAGCATTTGGTATTGCACCTTATGGTCGATACTGGCGCGACGTGCGGAAGATGGCTTTGCGGGAACTGCTTTCGGCTCAAAGGCTTGAGAAGCTGAATCAGGTCCGAATATCTGAGGTGAAAACTAGCATCAAAGAAATATTCTTGAATATTAGTGAGGTCAACAACCACAGTAATGAAATAAAAGCTCCAGCTAGAGTGGATCTTCGTGATGTGTTTGAGAAATTAACTTTGAATATTGTCCTGCGGAAAATTGCTGGGGGCAGACACACTGACAGCGACGTTGGCATAAAAAGAGATGCTGAATTCAGAAGAGTTCTTATGGAATTTGAAGCTTTTGCAAGGGTACTTGTTGCCTCGGACATTATTCCCTTCCGATTCTTGAAGTGGCTCGATCCTCAAGGGAATATCAAGTCGATGAAGCGTTTGGCTAAAGAGCTTGACAAGTATATGCAGACTTGGGTGGATGAACATAAGGAGGGAAGGATGAAAAATAGTGACGATGGTGATGATGAGCTAGACTTCATAGATGTGTTGCTTTCAACGATTAAAGACGAGTCCATCTGCGGGTTCTCCAAGGAGGTTGTGATAAAGTCCACAATATTG ATTCTTTTTGTAGCAGGAACTAGTACCACATCAAGGTCTTTGACCTGGGTTATCTCCCTACTACTGAACCATAGGCACGTTTTGCAAAAAGCCCAGGAAGAGATTGACTCTTTTGTTGGCAAAGAGAGATGGGTAGAAGAATCTGATATCAAGAATTTAGTCTACCTACAGGCCATTGTCAAAGAGACAATGCGACTACATCCACCAGCACCTGTGCCAGTGCCACGCCAAGCCGACGAAGACTGTAACGTAGGTGGCTACTTCATTCCTAAAGGCACCCAATTATATGTCAACGTATGGAAAATTCAGCGCGACCCGAGAATATGGCCGGAGcctgaaaatttttttccagAGAGATTCTTGAGTGGTGACCATGCTGGCGCGCAGCTTGATTTCTCCAGTCAAAACTTTCAGTTGAACCCTTTTGGTAATGGCCGACGAATTTGTCCAGGAATGTCATTTGCATTGCAGGTGATGCACTTGACGCTGGCTCGGCTACTCCAGGCTTTCGACATCTCCAGGGTTTCAGATTTGCCAGTAGATACGGCCGGATATGAAGGTAAAGCCCCTCCATTGGAGGCACTGATGATGCCCCGCCTGCCAAATCTTGATCTTTATGGATAG
- the LOC113749244 gene encoding cytochrome P450 CYP82D47-like isoform X2, with the protein MDLIQYLVAIPVVLALFLSYIQWKPRSQISDEKRKSPPEPEGAWPVIGHLLQMNPKIHVAETLAAMADKNGPVFTIRLGMLPVLVVNNWESVKECFTTNDKAFASRPPSSFAKYLCYDYAAFGIAPYGRYWRDVRKMALRELLSAQRLEKLNQVRISEVKTSIKEIFLNISEVNNHSNEIKAPARVDLRDVFEKLTLNIVLRKIAGGRHTDSDVGIKRDAEFRRVLMEFEAFARVLVASDIIPFRFLKWLDPQGNIKSMKRLAKELDKYMQTWVDEHKEGRMKNSDDGDDELDFIDVLLSTIKDESICGFSKEVVIKSTILILFVAGTSTTSRSLTWVISLLLNHRHVLQKAQEEIDSFVGKERWVEESDIKNLVYLQAIVKETMRLHPPAPVPVPRQADEDCNVGGYFIPKGTQLYVNVWKIQRDPRIWPEPENFFPERFLSGDHAGAQLDFSSQNFQLNPFGNGRRICPGMSFALQVMHLTLARLLQAFDISRVSDLPVDTAGYEGKAPPLEALMMPRLPNLDLYG; encoded by the exons ATGGATCTGATCCAATATTTGGTGGCAATTCCAGTGGTTTTGGCTTTATTCCTGTCCTACATACAATGGAAACCAAGGTCACAAATTTCCgatgaaaagagaaaatcaCCCCCGGAACCAGAAGGTGCCTGGCCAGTCATAG GCCACCTCCTTCAAATGAATCCCAAAATTCATGTAGCAGAGACCTTAGCAGCCATGGCTGATAAGAATGGCCCTGTCTTCACCATTCGGCTTGGAATGTTGCCAGTTCTGGTGGTGAACAACTGGGAATCAGTCAAAGAATGCTTCACTACAAATGATAAGGCCTTTGCCTCGCGGCCACCTTCAAGTTTCGCCAAATATCTTTGCTACGACTATGCAGCATTTGGTATTGCACCTTATGGTCGATACTGGCGCGACGTGCGGAAGATGGCTTTGCGGGAACTGCTTTCGGCTCAAAGGCTTGAGAAGCTGAATCAGGTCCGAATATCTGAGGTGAAAACTAGCATCAAAGAAATATTCTTGAATATTAGTGAGGTCAACAACCACAGTAATGAAATAAAAGCTCCAGCTAGAGTGGATCTTCGTGATGTGTTTGAGAAATTAACTTTGAATATTGTCCTGCGGAAAATTGCTGGGGGCAGACACACTGACAGCGACGTTGGCATAAAAAGAGATGCTGAATTCAGAAGAGTTCTTATGGAATTTGAAGCTTTTGCAAGGGTACTTGTTGCCTCGGACATTATTCCCTTCCGATTCTTGAAGTGGCTCGATCCTCAAGGGAATATCAAGTCGATGAAGCGTTTGGCTAAAGAGCTTGACAAGTATATGCAGACTTGGGTGGATGAACATAAGGAGGGAAGGATGAAAAATAGTGACGATGGTGATGATGAGCTAGACTTCATAGATGTGTTGCTTTCAACGATTAAAGACGAGTCCATCTGCGGGTTCTCCAAGGAGGTTGTGATAAAGTCCACAATATTG ATTCTTTTTGTAGCAGGAACTAGTACCACATCAAGGTCTTTGACCTGGGTTATCTCCCTACTACTGAACCATAGGCACGTTTTGCAAAAAGCCCAGGAAGAGATTGACTCTTTTGTTGGCAAAGAGAGATGGGTAGAAGAATCTGATATCAAGAATTTAGTCTACCTACAGGCCATTGTCAAAGAGACAATGCGACTACATCCACCAGCACCTGTGCCAGTGCCACGCCAAGCCGACGAAGACTGTAACGTAGGTGGCTACTTCATTCCTAAAGGCACCCAATTATATGTCAACGTATGGAAAATTCAGCGCGACCCGAGAATATGGCCGGAGcctgaaaatttttttccagAGAGATTCTTGAGTGGTGACCATGCTGGCGCGCAGCTTGATTTCTCCAGTCAAAACTTTCAGTTGAACCCTTTTGGTAATGGCCGACGAATTTGTCCAGGAATGTCATTTGCATTGCAGGTGATGCACTTGACGCTGGCTCGGCTACTCCAGGCTTTCGACATCTCCAGGGTTTCAGATTTGCCAGTAGATACGGCCGGATATGAAGGTAAAGCCCCTCCATTGGAGGCACTGATGATGCCCCGCCTGCCAAATCTTGATCTTTATGGATAG